A stretch of Lutra lutra chromosome 9, mLutLut1.2, whole genome shotgun sequence DNA encodes these proteins:
- the ADAM33 gene encoding disintegrin and metalloproteinase domain-containing protein 33 isoform X6 yields the protein MGCGVPCGVAREAAGRLLWAWVGLDPARAEPGAGSRVVEAGALSAMGWGSQRAGGSRAWLLLLLLLLLRLTLPVWGVKAFQGNHPGKPVTLHWVLDGRVRREVTLEEPVSKLDSGLVALKAEGQELLLELEKSHRLLAPGYTETHYSPDGHPVVLVPNHTDHCLYHGHARGFPDSWVVFSTCSGMRGLITLDRNASYYVHPWSARNSETFVTHKMFQIGQLLGWKGACGHRDARNKGDMASLSRATQVKERREVGRSPKFLELYIVADHTLFLTQHRNLNHTKQRLLEVANYVDQILRTLDIQVALTGLEVWTEQDQSRVTPDANATLWAFLHWCRGLRARRPHDSTQLLTGRAFQGATVGLAPIEGMCCAESSGGVSTDHSELPIGAAATMAHEIGHSLGLSHDPDGCCVEAAAEQGGCVMAGATGRPFPRVFSACSRRQLRAFFRKGGGACLSNAPDSGLLVPRARCGNGLVEDGEECDCGASQECPDACCFAHNCSLRAGAQCTHGDCCARCLLKPAGVPCRRAVGDCDLPEFCTGASPYCPPDLYLLDGSPCAGGRGYCWDGACPTLEQQCQQLWGPGSSPAPEACFQIVNSAGDAHGNCGEDSKGGFVPCAQRDAQCGKLQCLGGEQRPRPPHTVPVDSTIGLGSNEVTCRGVFVLPGVQLDVLDLGLVEPGTQCGPSMVCQDRRCRNTTFWQLERCLAACHGRGVCNSNQNCHCALGWAPPFCDKQGFGGSVDSGPMQPEDHKAFLLAVMLSFVLPLLLGAGLAWCCFRCPGSRLLPCLWSLRRDAASRKPRAQRWPKQGLPPQRCSLHGIGPSSHWRAPALGTQTP from the exons ATGGGCTGCGGGGTTCCGTGCGGGGTGGCGCGGGAGGCGGCCGGCCGGCTGCTCTGGGCGTGGGTCGGCCTGGATCCAGCCAGGgcggagccgggagccgggagccgcgTCGTGGAGGCCGGGGCGCTCTCAGCGATGGGCTGGGGGTCTCAGAGAGCTGGAGGGTCGCGGgcgtggctgctgctgctgctgctgctgctcttgaGGCTAACTTTGCCGGTGTGGGGGGTCAAGGCGTTTCAAG GAAACCACCCTGGAAAACCAGTCACCTTGCACTGGGTCCTGGATGGAAGAGTCAGGCGCGAGGTCACCCTGGAGGAGCCG GTCTCGAAGCTAGACTCGGGGCTGGTGGCCTTGAAGGCTGAAGGGCAGGAGCTCCTGCTGGAGCTGGAGAAGAGCCA CAGGCTGCTGGCCCCAGGATACACAGAAACCCACTATAGCCCAGATGGGCACCCAGTGGTGCTGGTCCCCAACCACACG GACCACTGCCTCTACCATGGGCACGCGAGGGGCTTCCCTGACTCCTGGGTGGTCTTCAGCACCTGCTCTGGGATGAG GGGCCTGATCACACTGGACAGGAATGCCAGTTACTATGTGCATCCTTGGTCAGCCAGAAACTCGGAGACCTTCGTCACTCACAAGATGTTCCAGATCGGGCAGCTGCTTGGCTGGAAAGGGGCCTGTGGCCACAGGGATGCCAGGAACAAAGGGGACATGGCTAGCCTTTCTCGTGCCACTCAGGTCAAG GAGAGGCGGGAGGTTGGCAGGAGCCCAAAGTTCTTGGAGCTGTACATTGTGGCTGACCACACGCTG TTTTTGACCCAGCACCGGAACTTGAACCACACCAAACAGCGTCTCTTGGAGGTGGCCAACTATGTGGACCAG ATTCTCAGGACTCTGGACATTCAGGTGGCCCTGACCGGCCTGGAAGTGTGGACGGAGCAGGATCAGAGCCGCGTCACGCCAGACGCCAATGCCACGCTCTGGGCCTTCCTGCACTGGTGCCGAGGGCTGAGGGCACGGCGGCCACACGACTCCACGCAGCTGCTCAC GGGCCGCGCCTTCCAGGGCGCCACCGTGGGCCTGGCGCCCATCGAGGGCATGTGTTGTGCGGAGAGCTCCGGAGGCGTGAGCACG GACCACTCGGAGCTTCCCATTGGCGCAGCAGCCACCATGGCCCACGAGATAGGTCACAGCCTTGGCCTCAGCCACGACCCTGACGGCTGCTGTGTGGAAGCGGCGGCCGAGCAAGGCGGCTGTGTCATGGCCGGGGCCACGGG GCGCCCATTCCCGCGGGTGTTCAGCGCCTGCAGCCGGCGCCAGCTGCGCGCCTTCTTCCGCAAGGGGGGCGGTGCGTGCCTTTCCAACGCGCCCGACTCGGGGCTCCTCGTGCCCCGGGCGCGCTGCGGGAACGGCCTCGTGGAGGACGGCGAGGAGTGCGACTGCGGCGCCAGCCAG GAGTGCCCGGACGCCTGCTGCTTCGCCCACAACTGCTCGCTGCGCGCGGGGGCCCAGTGCACCCACGGGGACTGCTGCGCTCGCTGCCTG CTGAAGCCGGCCGGCGTGCCGTGCCGCCGAGCTGTGGGTGACTGTGACCTCCCAGAGTTTTGCACGGGCGCCTCCCCTTACTGCCCCCCCGACTTGTACCTCCTGGACGGCTCGCCCTGTGCCGGCGGCCGGGGCTACTGCTGGGATGGCGCATGTCCTACACTGGAGCAGCAGTGCCAGCAGCTCTGGGGGCCTG GCTCCAGCCCAGCACCAGAGGCCTGTTTCCAGATTGTGAACTCCGCGGGAGACGCCCATGGGAACTGTGGCGAGGACAGCAAGGGTGGCTTTGTGCCTTGTGCGCAGAG GGATGCTCAGTGTGGGAAGCTGCAGTGTCTCGGTGGGGAGCAGCGGCCACGCCCACCGCACACTGTGCCAGTGGACTCCACCATTGGACTAGGCAGCAATGAGGTGACCTGCAGGGGAGTCTTTGTGCTGCCCGGTGTCCAGCTGGATGTGCTCGACTTGGGCCTGGTAGAGCCAGGCACTCAGTGTGGACCTAGCATG GTGTGCCAGGACAGGCGCTGCCGAAATACTACCTTCTGGCAGCTTGAGCGATGTCTGGCAGCCTGCCATGGCCGTGGG GTTTGCAACAGTAACCAAAACTGCCACTGTGCTCTGGGCTGGGCTCCGCCCTTCTGCGACAAGCAAGGGTTTGGTGGCAGTGTGGACAGTGGCCCCATGCAGCCTGAAG ACCACAAGGCCTTCCTGCTGGCTGTGATGCTTAGCTTTGTGTTGCCGTTGCTCCTGGGGGCTGGCCTGGCCTGGTGCTGCTTCCGGTGCCCAGGATCCCGTCTCCTGCCATGCCTCTGGAGCTTGAGGAGGGATGCCGCAAGCCGCAAGCCGAGG GCCCAAAGATGGCCCAAACAGGGACTGCCCCCCCAGCGGTGTTCACTCCATGGAATTGGGCCCAGCAGTCATTGGAGAGCCCCAGCCCTTGG cacccagacaccctga
- the ADAM33 gene encoding disintegrin and metalloproteinase domain-containing protein 33 isoform X9 produces the protein MGCGVPCGVAREAAGRLLWAWVGLDPARAEPGAGSRVVEAGALSAMGWGSQRAGGSRAWLLLLLLLLLRLTLPVWGVKAFQGNHPGKPVTLHWVLDGRVRREVTLEEPVSKLDSGLVALKAEGQELLLELEKSHRLLAPGYTETHYSPDGHPVVLVPNHTDHCLYHGHARGFPDSWVVFSTCSGMRGLITLDRNASYYVHPWSARNSETFVTHKMFQIGQLLGWKGACGHRDARNKGDMASLSRATQVKERREVGRSPKFLELYIVADHTLFLTQHRNLNHTKQRLLEVANYVDQILRTLDIQVALTGLEVWTEQDQSRVTPDANATLWAFLHWCRGLRARRPHDSTQLLTGRAFQGATVGLAPIEGMCCAESSGGVSTDHSELPIGAAATMAHEIGHSLGLSHDPDGCCVEAAAEQGGCVMAGATGRPFPRVFSACSRRQLRAFFRKGGGACLSNAPDSGLLVPRARCGNGLVEDGEECDCGASQECPDACCFAHNCSLRAGAQCTHGDCCARCLLKPAGVPCRRAVGDCDLPEFCTGASPYCPPDLYLLDGSPCAGGRGYCWDGACPTLEQQCQQLWGPGSSPAPEACFQIVNSAGDAHGNCGEDSKGGFVPCAQRDAQCGKLQCLGGEQRPRPPHTVPVDSTIGLGSNEVTCRGVFVLPGVQLDVLDLGLVEPGTQCGPSMVCQDRRCRNTTFWQLERCLAACHGRGVCNSNQNCHCALGWAPPFCDKQGFGGSVDSGPMQPEDHKAFLLAVMLSFVLPLLLGAGLAWCCFRCPGSRLLPCLWSLRRDAASRKPRGTASP, from the exons ATGGGCTGCGGGGTTCCGTGCGGGGTGGCGCGGGAGGCGGCCGGCCGGCTGCTCTGGGCGTGGGTCGGCCTGGATCCAGCCAGGgcggagccgggagccgggagccgcgTCGTGGAGGCCGGGGCGCTCTCAGCGATGGGCTGGGGGTCTCAGAGAGCTGGAGGGTCGCGGgcgtggctgctgctgctgctgctgctgctcttgaGGCTAACTTTGCCGGTGTGGGGGGTCAAGGCGTTTCAAG GAAACCACCCTGGAAAACCAGTCACCTTGCACTGGGTCCTGGATGGAAGAGTCAGGCGCGAGGTCACCCTGGAGGAGCCG GTCTCGAAGCTAGACTCGGGGCTGGTGGCCTTGAAGGCTGAAGGGCAGGAGCTCCTGCTGGAGCTGGAGAAGAGCCA CAGGCTGCTGGCCCCAGGATACACAGAAACCCACTATAGCCCAGATGGGCACCCAGTGGTGCTGGTCCCCAACCACACG GACCACTGCCTCTACCATGGGCACGCGAGGGGCTTCCCTGACTCCTGGGTGGTCTTCAGCACCTGCTCTGGGATGAG GGGCCTGATCACACTGGACAGGAATGCCAGTTACTATGTGCATCCTTGGTCAGCCAGAAACTCGGAGACCTTCGTCACTCACAAGATGTTCCAGATCGGGCAGCTGCTTGGCTGGAAAGGGGCCTGTGGCCACAGGGATGCCAGGAACAAAGGGGACATGGCTAGCCTTTCTCGTGCCACTCAGGTCAAG GAGAGGCGGGAGGTTGGCAGGAGCCCAAAGTTCTTGGAGCTGTACATTGTGGCTGACCACACGCTG TTTTTGACCCAGCACCGGAACTTGAACCACACCAAACAGCGTCTCTTGGAGGTGGCCAACTATGTGGACCAG ATTCTCAGGACTCTGGACATTCAGGTGGCCCTGACCGGCCTGGAAGTGTGGACGGAGCAGGATCAGAGCCGCGTCACGCCAGACGCCAATGCCACGCTCTGGGCCTTCCTGCACTGGTGCCGAGGGCTGAGGGCACGGCGGCCACACGACTCCACGCAGCTGCTCAC GGGCCGCGCCTTCCAGGGCGCCACCGTGGGCCTGGCGCCCATCGAGGGCATGTGTTGTGCGGAGAGCTCCGGAGGCGTGAGCACG GACCACTCGGAGCTTCCCATTGGCGCAGCAGCCACCATGGCCCACGAGATAGGTCACAGCCTTGGCCTCAGCCACGACCCTGACGGCTGCTGTGTGGAAGCGGCGGCCGAGCAAGGCGGCTGTGTCATGGCCGGGGCCACGGG GCGCCCATTCCCGCGGGTGTTCAGCGCCTGCAGCCGGCGCCAGCTGCGCGCCTTCTTCCGCAAGGGGGGCGGTGCGTGCCTTTCCAACGCGCCCGACTCGGGGCTCCTCGTGCCCCGGGCGCGCTGCGGGAACGGCCTCGTGGAGGACGGCGAGGAGTGCGACTGCGGCGCCAGCCAG GAGTGCCCGGACGCCTGCTGCTTCGCCCACAACTGCTCGCTGCGCGCGGGGGCCCAGTGCACCCACGGGGACTGCTGCGCTCGCTGCCTG CTGAAGCCGGCCGGCGTGCCGTGCCGCCGAGCTGTGGGTGACTGTGACCTCCCAGAGTTTTGCACGGGCGCCTCCCCTTACTGCCCCCCCGACTTGTACCTCCTGGACGGCTCGCCCTGTGCCGGCGGCCGGGGCTACTGCTGGGATGGCGCATGTCCTACACTGGAGCAGCAGTGCCAGCAGCTCTGGGGGCCTG GCTCCAGCCCAGCACCAGAGGCCTGTTTCCAGATTGTGAACTCCGCGGGAGACGCCCATGGGAACTGTGGCGAGGACAGCAAGGGTGGCTTTGTGCCTTGTGCGCAGAG GGATGCTCAGTGTGGGAAGCTGCAGTGTCTCGGTGGGGAGCAGCGGCCACGCCCACCGCACACTGTGCCAGTGGACTCCACCATTGGACTAGGCAGCAATGAGGTGACCTGCAGGGGAGTCTTTGTGCTGCCCGGTGTCCAGCTGGATGTGCTCGACTTGGGCCTGGTAGAGCCAGGCACTCAGTGTGGACCTAGCATG GTGTGCCAGGACAGGCGCTGCCGAAATACTACCTTCTGGCAGCTTGAGCGATGTCTGGCAGCCTGCCATGGCCGTGGG GTTTGCAACAGTAACCAAAACTGCCACTGTGCTCTGGGCTGGGCTCCGCCCTTCTGCGACAAGCAAGGGTTTGGTGGCAGTGTGGACAGTGGCCCCATGCAGCCTGAAG ACCACAAGGCCTTCCTGCTGGCTGTGATGCTTAGCTTTGTGTTGCCGTTGCTCCTGGGGGCTGGCCTGGCCTGGTGCTGCTTCCGGTGCCCAGGATCCCGTCTCCTGCCATGCCTCTGGAGCTTGAGGAGGGATGCCGCAAGCCGCAAGCCGAGG GGGACTGCCTCACCCTAG
- the ADAM33 gene encoding disintegrin and metalloproteinase domain-containing protein 33 isoform X8: MGCGVPCGVAREAAGRLLWAWVGLDPARAEPGAGSRVVEAGALSAMGWGSQRAGGSRAWLLLLLLLLLRLTLPVWGVKAFQGNHPGKPVTLHWVLDGRVRREVTLEEPVSKLDSGLVALKAEGQELLLELEKSHRLLAPGYTETHYSPDGHPVVLVPNHTDHCLYHGHARGFPDSWVVFSTCSGMRGLITLDRNASYYVHPWSARNSETFVTHKMFQIGQLLGWKGACGHRDARNKGDMASLSRATQVKERREVGRSPKFLELYIVADHTLFLTQHRNLNHTKQRLLEVANYVDQILRTLDIQVALTGLEVWTEQDQSRVTPDANATLWAFLHWCRGLRARRPHDSTQLLTGRAFQGATVGLAPIEGMCCAESSGGVSTAPIPAGVQRLQPAPAARLLPQGGRCVPFQRARLGAPRAPGALRERPRGGRRGVRLRRQPGQECPDACCFAHNCSLRAGAQCTHGDCCARCLLKPAGVPCRRAVGDCDLPEFCTGASPYCPPDLYLLDGSPCAGGRGYCWDGACPTLEQQCQQLWGPGSSPAPEACFQIVNSAGDAHGNCGEDSKGGFVPCAQRDAQCGKLQCLGGEQRPRPPHTVPVDSTIGLGSNEVTCRGVFVLPGVQLDVLDLGLVEPGTQCGPSMVCQDRRCRNTTFWQLERCLAACHGRGVCNSNQNCHCALGWAPPFCDKQGFGGSVDSGPMQPEDHKAFLLAVMLSFVLPLLLGAGLAWCCFRCPGSRLLPCLWSLRRDAASRKPRAQRWPKQGLPPQRCSLHGIGPSSHWRAPALGDSCQCHNMWPPPIAADLENSARAQEPP, translated from the exons ATGGGCTGCGGGGTTCCGTGCGGGGTGGCGCGGGAGGCGGCCGGCCGGCTGCTCTGGGCGTGGGTCGGCCTGGATCCAGCCAGGgcggagccgggagccgggagccgcgTCGTGGAGGCCGGGGCGCTCTCAGCGATGGGCTGGGGGTCTCAGAGAGCTGGAGGGTCGCGGgcgtggctgctgctgctgctgctgctgctcttgaGGCTAACTTTGCCGGTGTGGGGGGTCAAGGCGTTTCAAG GAAACCACCCTGGAAAACCAGTCACCTTGCACTGGGTCCTGGATGGAAGAGTCAGGCGCGAGGTCACCCTGGAGGAGCCG GTCTCGAAGCTAGACTCGGGGCTGGTGGCCTTGAAGGCTGAAGGGCAGGAGCTCCTGCTGGAGCTGGAGAAGAGCCA CAGGCTGCTGGCCCCAGGATACACAGAAACCCACTATAGCCCAGATGGGCACCCAGTGGTGCTGGTCCCCAACCACACG GACCACTGCCTCTACCATGGGCACGCGAGGGGCTTCCCTGACTCCTGGGTGGTCTTCAGCACCTGCTCTGGGATGAG GGGCCTGATCACACTGGACAGGAATGCCAGTTACTATGTGCATCCTTGGTCAGCCAGAAACTCGGAGACCTTCGTCACTCACAAGATGTTCCAGATCGGGCAGCTGCTTGGCTGGAAAGGGGCCTGTGGCCACAGGGATGCCAGGAACAAAGGGGACATGGCTAGCCTTTCTCGTGCCACTCAGGTCAAG GAGAGGCGGGAGGTTGGCAGGAGCCCAAAGTTCTTGGAGCTGTACATTGTGGCTGACCACACGCTG TTTTTGACCCAGCACCGGAACTTGAACCACACCAAACAGCGTCTCTTGGAGGTGGCCAACTATGTGGACCAG ATTCTCAGGACTCTGGACATTCAGGTGGCCCTGACCGGCCTGGAAGTGTGGACGGAGCAGGATCAGAGCCGCGTCACGCCAGACGCCAATGCCACGCTCTGGGCCTTCCTGCACTGGTGCCGAGGGCTGAGGGCACGGCGGCCACACGACTCCACGCAGCTGCTCAC GGGCCGCGCCTTCCAGGGCGCCACCGTGGGCCTGGCGCCCATCGAGGGCATGTGTTGTGCGGAGAGCTCCGGAGGCGTGAGCACG GCGCCCATTCCCGCGGGTGTTCAGCGCCTGCAGCCGGCGCCAGCTGCGCGCCTTCTTCCGCAAGGGGGGCGGTGCGTGCCTTTCCAACGCGCCCGACTCGGGGCTCCTCGTGCCCCGGGCGCGCTGCGGGAACGGCCTCGTGGAGGACGGCGAGGAGTGCGACTGCGGCGCCAGCCAGGTCAG GAGTGCCCGGACGCCTGCTGCTTCGCCCACAACTGCTCGCTGCGCGCGGGGGCCCAGTGCACCCACGGGGACTGCTGCGCTCGCTGCCTG CTGAAGCCGGCCGGCGTGCCGTGCCGCCGAGCTGTGGGTGACTGTGACCTCCCAGAGTTTTGCACGGGCGCCTCCCCTTACTGCCCCCCCGACTTGTACCTCCTGGACGGCTCGCCCTGTGCCGGCGGCCGGGGCTACTGCTGGGATGGCGCATGTCCTACACTGGAGCAGCAGTGCCAGCAGCTCTGGGGGCCTG GCTCCAGCCCAGCACCAGAGGCCTGTTTCCAGATTGTGAACTCCGCGGGAGACGCCCATGGGAACTGTGGCGAGGACAGCAAGGGTGGCTTTGTGCCTTGTGCGCAGAG GGATGCTCAGTGTGGGAAGCTGCAGTGTCTCGGTGGGGAGCAGCGGCCACGCCCACCGCACACTGTGCCAGTGGACTCCACCATTGGACTAGGCAGCAATGAGGTGACCTGCAGGGGAGTCTTTGTGCTGCCCGGTGTCCAGCTGGATGTGCTCGACTTGGGCCTGGTAGAGCCAGGCACTCAGTGTGGACCTAGCATG GTGTGCCAGGACAGGCGCTGCCGAAATACTACCTTCTGGCAGCTTGAGCGATGTCTGGCAGCCTGCCATGGCCGTGGG GTTTGCAACAGTAACCAAAACTGCCACTGTGCTCTGGGCTGGGCTCCGCCCTTCTGCGACAAGCAAGGGTTTGGTGGCAGTGTGGACAGTGGCCCCATGCAGCCTGAAG ACCACAAGGCCTTCCTGCTGGCTGTGATGCTTAGCTTTGTGTTGCCGTTGCTCCTGGGGGCTGGCCTGGCCTGGTGCTGCTTCCGGTGCCCAGGATCCCGTCTCCTGCCATGCCTCTGGAGCTTGAGGAGGGATGCCGCAAGCCGCAAGCCGAGG GCCCAAAGATGGCCCAAACAGGGACTGCCCCCCCAGCGGTGTTCACTCCATGGAATTGGGCCCAGCAGTCATTGGAGAGCCCCAGCCCTTGG ggacTCCTGCCAGTGTCACAATATGTGGCCTCCACCCATTGCTGCAGACCTTGAGAACTCTGCCAGAGCCCAGGAGCCACCTTGA
- the ADAM33 gene encoding disintegrin and metalloproteinase domain-containing protein 33 isoform X1, producing MGCGVPCGVAREAAGRLLWAWVGLDPARAEPGAGSRVVEAGALSAMGWGSQRAGGSRAWLLLLLLLLLRLTLPVWGVKAFQGNHPGKPVTLHWVLDGRVRREVTLEEPVSKLDSGLVALKAEGQELLLELEKSHRLLAPGYTETHYSPDGHPVVLVPNHTDHCLYHGHARGFPDSWVVFSTCSGMRGLITLDRNASYYVHPWSARNSETFVTHKMFQIGQLLGWKGACGHRDARNKGDMASLSRATQVKERREVGRSPKFLELYIVADHTLFLTQHRNLNHTKQRLLEVANYVDQILRTLDIQVALTGLEVWTEQDQSRVTPDANATLWAFLHWCRGLRARRPHDSTQLLTGRAFQGATVGLAPIEGMCCAESSGGVSTDHSELPIGAAATMAHEIGHSLGLSHDPDGCCVEAAAEQGGCVMAGATGRPFPRVFSACSRRQLRAFFRKGGGACLSNAPDSGLLVPRARCGNGLVEDGEECDCGASQECPDACCFAHNCSLRAGAQCTHGDCCARCLLKPAGVPCRRAVGDCDLPEFCTGASPYCPPDLYLLDGSPCAGGRGYCWDGACPTLEQQCQQLWGPGSSPAPEACFQIVNSAGDAHGNCGEDSKGGFVPCAQRDAQCGKLQCLGGEQRPRPPHTVPVDSTIGLGSNEVTCRGVFVLPGVQLDVLDLGLVEPGTQCGPSMVCQDRRCRNTTFWQLERCLAACHGRGVCNSNQNCHCALGWAPPFCDKQGFGGSVDSGPMQPEDHKAFLLAVMLSFVLPLLLGAGLAWCCFRCPGSRLLPCLWSLRRDAASRKPRAQRWPKQGLPPQRCSLHGIGPSSHWRAPALGDSCQCHNMWPPPIAADLENSARAQEPP from the exons ATGGGCTGCGGGGTTCCGTGCGGGGTGGCGCGGGAGGCGGCCGGCCGGCTGCTCTGGGCGTGGGTCGGCCTGGATCCAGCCAGGgcggagccgggagccgggagccgcgTCGTGGAGGCCGGGGCGCTCTCAGCGATGGGCTGGGGGTCTCAGAGAGCTGGAGGGTCGCGGgcgtggctgctgctgctgctgctgctgctcttgaGGCTAACTTTGCCGGTGTGGGGGGTCAAGGCGTTTCAAG GAAACCACCCTGGAAAACCAGTCACCTTGCACTGGGTCCTGGATGGAAGAGTCAGGCGCGAGGTCACCCTGGAGGAGCCG GTCTCGAAGCTAGACTCGGGGCTGGTGGCCTTGAAGGCTGAAGGGCAGGAGCTCCTGCTGGAGCTGGAGAAGAGCCA CAGGCTGCTGGCCCCAGGATACACAGAAACCCACTATAGCCCAGATGGGCACCCAGTGGTGCTGGTCCCCAACCACACG GACCACTGCCTCTACCATGGGCACGCGAGGGGCTTCCCTGACTCCTGGGTGGTCTTCAGCACCTGCTCTGGGATGAG GGGCCTGATCACACTGGACAGGAATGCCAGTTACTATGTGCATCCTTGGTCAGCCAGAAACTCGGAGACCTTCGTCACTCACAAGATGTTCCAGATCGGGCAGCTGCTTGGCTGGAAAGGGGCCTGTGGCCACAGGGATGCCAGGAACAAAGGGGACATGGCTAGCCTTTCTCGTGCCACTCAGGTCAAG GAGAGGCGGGAGGTTGGCAGGAGCCCAAAGTTCTTGGAGCTGTACATTGTGGCTGACCACACGCTG TTTTTGACCCAGCACCGGAACTTGAACCACACCAAACAGCGTCTCTTGGAGGTGGCCAACTATGTGGACCAG ATTCTCAGGACTCTGGACATTCAGGTGGCCCTGACCGGCCTGGAAGTGTGGACGGAGCAGGATCAGAGCCGCGTCACGCCAGACGCCAATGCCACGCTCTGGGCCTTCCTGCACTGGTGCCGAGGGCTGAGGGCACGGCGGCCACACGACTCCACGCAGCTGCTCAC GGGCCGCGCCTTCCAGGGCGCCACCGTGGGCCTGGCGCCCATCGAGGGCATGTGTTGTGCGGAGAGCTCCGGAGGCGTGAGCACG GACCACTCGGAGCTTCCCATTGGCGCAGCAGCCACCATGGCCCACGAGATAGGTCACAGCCTTGGCCTCAGCCACGACCCTGACGGCTGCTGTGTGGAAGCGGCGGCCGAGCAAGGCGGCTGTGTCATGGCCGGGGCCACGGG GCGCCCATTCCCGCGGGTGTTCAGCGCCTGCAGCCGGCGCCAGCTGCGCGCCTTCTTCCGCAAGGGGGGCGGTGCGTGCCTTTCCAACGCGCCCGACTCGGGGCTCCTCGTGCCCCGGGCGCGCTGCGGGAACGGCCTCGTGGAGGACGGCGAGGAGTGCGACTGCGGCGCCAGCCAG GAGTGCCCGGACGCCTGCTGCTTCGCCCACAACTGCTCGCTGCGCGCGGGGGCCCAGTGCACCCACGGGGACTGCTGCGCTCGCTGCCTG CTGAAGCCGGCCGGCGTGCCGTGCCGCCGAGCTGTGGGTGACTGTGACCTCCCAGAGTTTTGCACGGGCGCCTCCCCTTACTGCCCCCCCGACTTGTACCTCCTGGACGGCTCGCCCTGTGCCGGCGGCCGGGGCTACTGCTGGGATGGCGCATGTCCTACACTGGAGCAGCAGTGCCAGCAGCTCTGGGGGCCTG GCTCCAGCCCAGCACCAGAGGCCTGTTTCCAGATTGTGAACTCCGCGGGAGACGCCCATGGGAACTGTGGCGAGGACAGCAAGGGTGGCTTTGTGCCTTGTGCGCAGAG GGATGCTCAGTGTGGGAAGCTGCAGTGTCTCGGTGGGGAGCAGCGGCCACGCCCACCGCACACTGTGCCAGTGGACTCCACCATTGGACTAGGCAGCAATGAGGTGACCTGCAGGGGAGTCTTTGTGCTGCCCGGTGTCCAGCTGGATGTGCTCGACTTGGGCCTGGTAGAGCCAGGCACTCAGTGTGGACCTAGCATG GTGTGCCAGGACAGGCGCTGCCGAAATACTACCTTCTGGCAGCTTGAGCGATGTCTGGCAGCCTGCCATGGCCGTGGG GTTTGCAACAGTAACCAAAACTGCCACTGTGCTCTGGGCTGGGCTCCGCCCTTCTGCGACAAGCAAGGGTTTGGTGGCAGTGTGGACAGTGGCCCCATGCAGCCTGAAG ACCACAAGGCCTTCCTGCTGGCTGTGATGCTTAGCTTTGTGTTGCCGTTGCTCCTGGGGGCTGGCCTGGCCTGGTGCTGCTTCCGGTGCCCAGGATCCCGTCTCCTGCCATGCCTCTGGAGCTTGAGGAGGGATGCCGCAAGCCGCAAGCCGAGG GCCCAAAGATGGCCCAAACAGGGACTGCCCCCCCAGCGGTGTTCACTCCATGGAATTGGGCCCAGCAGTCATTGGAGAGCCCCAGCCCTTGG ggacTCCTGCCAGTGTCACAATATGTGGCCTCCACCCATTGCTGCAGACCTTGAGAACTCTGCCAGAGCCCAGGAGCCACCTTGA